One part of the Rutidosis leptorrhynchoides isolate AG116_Rl617_1_P2 chromosome 1, CSIRO_AGI_Rlap_v1, whole genome shotgun sequence genome encodes these proteins:
- the LOC139855116 gene encoding E3 ubiquitin-protein ligase ATL23-like, protein MPSLFLALFLPCAGMSVVFLVYMCLLCYAARHLPERTAPVKPTTGTGLSAAELDKIPTTTGKELGATTECSVCLDDIEMSQTVRVVPGCNHGFHVQCADTWFSKNPVFRL, encoded by the exons atGCCATCTTTGTTTCTGGCCCTGTTTCTACCGTGCGCCGGTATGAGTGTTGTGTTTCTTGTTTACATGTGTTTGCTATGTTACGCGGCAAGACACCTTCCTGAAAGGACGGCGCCGGTTAAACCCACCACCGGAACCGGACTTTCGGCGGCGGAGCTTGACAAAATCCCGACAACTACCGGGAAAGAACTTGGTGCTACGACTGAATGTTCGGTTTGTTTAGATGATATTGAAATGTCGCAAACTGTGAGAGTGGTTCCGGGTTGTAACCACGGGTTTCATGTACAATGCGCGGATACTTGGTTCTCAAAAAACCCG GTTTTTAGGTTGTGa